The window cgactaatatttgaataatgattttaaaaagtttattaatcgattctaAACTTTAGTATTCCAtcgtataatgaaaaatatcgtattaaaaaaataaaattcgctaTTTGTTATATACACGTATCTAAATTGAGGTTATGTTTTATGACACGTGTTATaactcgataattattttacaaatattcagaactctatatatacattattataatttcgattaatatttgaataatgattttaaaaaatttattaatcgattctaaactttattattccgtataatgaaaaatatcgattaaaaaaataaaattcgaatacgctatttgttatatatactatCTAAATTGAGGTTATGTTTTATGACACGTATTATaactcgataattattttacaaatattcagaactgtatatacattattataatttcgactaatatttgaataatgattttaaaaagtttattaatcgattctaaactttattattcctttctttcatcgtataatgaaaaatatcgattcgatatcTTTAGAAGAAGATGCAGCCATTGTTATCTACAAACAATGCCATTCACTTGTAATTTATCAACGTTCAagtttttaaactattttccattattcttctaatattgaatttttcgaaagatacgTGCGCAATTTTACGTAATTTTACAACActtagaaaaacaaaaacgtgataaaaaaaaaaagacacgctaattaatacaaatcgtCATTGGAAAAGATAATACGTTTCGAAAAACATTAGGCCAGATTTAAATTGGACCTCGagtcgataaaaaattaattggaattattaaaataaccaattacttaatttgtacatctctataaaaattatcctcccaactcgatcgaaaaagaaaaaagaaaagagagaaggattaaaaaattagcgGTGGTTCGTCCGTTTCAATTTTTGGCGATAATTCGATAAGTGGAATCGCGTCGGGAGATGGAgaggggagaaggaaagaagcggaaaggaaagcaaaaaaaacgagagcgagcgagagagcgagagagagagagagagagagaggaagaaaaaatgggGCGGTTGCCGCGTCTGAAGCGCGGCAGGAACGCGGCGCCTCGTGTTCTTCCTCccgtctctcctctccccgGCCGCGGGACGAGAGCCCCCAGCGAACAAGAAGGACGAAGGAAGGCGAGGGGCGTGTCCGGCCGCGCGGCTTCTACAAAGAGATGCCCACTTCCCTGTCGACCCCTTCCACGCTCCTCCGCGGGGATCCCTTCCACGTGGGCCCCGGGAGTCCTCCGTTCCCCACCATAGGGCCCTAAGAAAAGCGGGCAGCATGGTCCAGACCACGAGATCCCCGGTTACTAAAGTCAGTTTACGCAACGCTTCCGTACGCGAACCATATAACGCCATATAATCCATTCGCGATCCTCGTTTCCCCCTACAACGAACATGATATCTCCtcgtttccaaattttcaacCTCCTCTAAGTTTTTCCTTatcccttcccttttttttttatttgtcatttTCCCGCAATTCGACGAAATGACGGAATTCGTTTAATCAAGGGactattcctcttcctcctcctcgagggagagagagagaaagagagaaaaacagTAGAAGTGTTTTTTATTATGCGTTgagtatcgtatatatatatatatatcgtgtatatatatatacatacgtagagaagagcgagagcgagagagagaaagagagcgagcgagcgagagagagaaagagcaaGAGCGAGAGACGTCTTTCACGAGAATGACAACTTACGCCAGCTTCCAGCAATACGAGGTGTTGGATTCGGAGGGTTACGGGTCGGCGAGTAGCCCGGAATCGAATCCGCGTAGCTGGGCCCAGCAGGAGATATACCCTCAACCACCGAGATCTAGGGGTAGCAGTTGCGGGAGCGTGAGCTCGGTCGATTGTCAGAATCGCGAGTACCAGGAGATCGGCGCGACGAACGCCACTTACCGCTTGGCCGCCACCCCCGCCCCCTTCAACCTCGAGACCGAGTTCTACGAGTCGTCCTACTATCAACAACAAGCTTGCCGGAACgagcatcatcatcatcgccATCATCATagtaacaacaataataatcatcatcaccatcatcatcatcatcatcatcatcatcatcatcgtgaCCACGAAATCGGCCTCCACTCCTCGAGGACGATGAGGGAGAAGTGCGCGAACGTTTACGACGGGTGTGTGACCGTGGCCCGTGCCGATTTCTCAGCCGCCGGTCAAGATGGTAAACAGAACGTGCCGCCAAAAATGGACCAGCAAcaacatcatcatcatcagcGCAACGCGGATACGTTGGGGAACGACAGGTGCGATTTCGTCGGGCAGAGCGAGGAGCAGAGCTTCTTCGGGATCCCGAAAGGTGATGGTTTTTTGGCTAGGAATAATAGCGGGGAGAACTGTTACGGGCAAAGGGGCGACGTAGTTTATTTGGGTGGCACGTACGCGTCCCATGCACAGAGGAACGAGGGCTACGTTGTC is drawn from Apis mellifera strain DH4 linkage group LG5, Amel_HAv3.1, whole genome shotgun sequence and contains these coding sequences:
- the LOC102656766 gene encoding uncharacterized protein LOC102656766; the protein is MTTYASFQQYEVLDSEGYGSASSPESNPRSWAQQEIYPQPPRSRGSSCGSVSSVDCQNREYQEIGATNATYRLAATPAPFNLETEFYESSYYQQQACRNEHHHHRHHHSNNNNNHHHHHHHHHHHHHHRDHEIGLHSSRTMREKCANVYDGCVTVARADFSAAGQDGKQNVPPKMDQQQHHHHQRNADTLGNDRCDFVGQSEEQSFFGIPKGDGFLARNNSGENCYGQRGDVVYLGGTYASHAQRNEGYVVEQGEGEGGKRDTARYQGKIEYASGEKTRESVHHNRMKNGTTPGIEVLRKRRLAANARERRRMNSLNDAFDRLRDVVPSLGNDRKLSKFETLQMAQTYIAALYELLQRE